In Acidobacteriota bacterium, the following are encoded in one genomic region:
- a CDS encoding TIGR01777 family oxidoreductase translates to SAVGYYGPTGDRKVTESSPAGEDFLALVCLAWEGATQPVADAGIRRVLLRTGVVLSAEGGALPKMSLPFRFFAGGPAGSGDQYVPWIHIEDEIEAILFLLRQAELSGPFNLTAPEPVTNARLGKELGAVLHRPSLLPAPAFALRAVLGEMADVLLTGQRALPQRLEEAGFTFRFPRLAAALEDLLG, encoded by the coding sequence TCGGCGGTGGGCTACTACGGCCCCACCGGCGATCGCAAGGTCACCGAGTCCTCTCCCGCCGGCGAGGACTTCCTGGCCCTCGTTTGCCTCGCCTGGGAAGGCGCGACTCAGCCGGTGGCGGACGCCGGCATCCGCCGCGTGCTGTTGCGCACCGGCGTGGTGCTCAGCGCCGAGGGTGGTGCGTTGCCGAAAATGAGCCTCCCCTTCCGCTTCTTCGCCGGTGGTCCGGCGGGCAGTGGGGATCAATACGTGCCGTGGATCCACATCGAGGACGAGATCGAAGCCATCCTCTTCCTGCTCCGGCAAGCGGAGCTCTCCGGCCCCTTCAACCTCACCGCACCGGAGCCCGTGACCAACGCCCGGCTAGGCAAGGAACTCGGCGCCGTACTGCACCGCCCGTCCCTCCTTCCCGCTCCGGCCTTCGCCTTGCGGGCGGTGCTCGGCGAAATGGCCGACGTCCTGCTCACCGGCCAGCGGGCTCTGCCCCAGCGTCTAGAAGAAGCCGGCTTCACCTTCCGCTTCCCGCGTCTGGCGGCGGCGCTGGAAGACCTGCTCGGCTAG
- a CDS encoding cyclase, which translates to MRFHRRFRVQAPLEEVEAFHSAASGLEALTPKLVPMKVLQAPERLVPGTSMTFRLWVGPVPVRWTARLEALEDLQPGEGGFADVQEEGPFTSWRHEHRFTAEDASITRVDDTIEARLRLHPLWGPVGLAMWAGLPVLFAYRGWKTRRMLE; encoded by the coding sequence ATGAGATTCCACCGCCGCTTCCGCGTCCAGGCACCGTTGGAGGAGGTCGAAGCATTCCACTCCGCTGCCAGCGGCCTGGAAGCTCTGACCCCGAAGCTCGTTCCCATGAAGGTCCTGCAGGCCCCTGAGCGCTTGGTCCCGGGCACCTCCATGACCTTCCGCCTGTGGGTCGGCCCGGTGCCCGTCCGCTGGACCGCCCGCCTCGAAGCCCTCGAAGATCTCCAGCCCGGCGAGGGTGGCTTCGCCGATGTGCAAGAAGAAGGCCCCTTCACCTCCTGGCGCCACGAACATCGCTTTACCGCCGAGGATGCCAGCATCACTCGCGTCGACGACACCATCGAGGCCCGCCTCCGTCTCCATCCGCTGTGGGGACCGGTCGGGCTAGCCATGTGGGCCGGGCTGCCGGTGCTCTTCGCCTACCGGGGCTGGAAGACTCGGCGGATGCTGGAATAG
- a CDS encoding DUF4328 domain-containing protein: protein MAETQDTYVNLSGITRLLRFALWVGIVLAVVNTGSDLLEIQLLEKVAAGGGITDEEADVNDMRQLLLGGVAFVVFLVTAVVFLRWIYIAKRNARSFHPGELKYTPGWSVGWFFIPFANLWKPYDALKETFQASDPEYTDNWRAADPPSLLPFWWALWLLSGLVGQILFRWSMKADSLDELIYTDWVQIVSNGLDVILILVVLSLIGKLSGYQGRTFRKLEAQARARESAQENALTAEGGLSGAGEASITPV, encoded by the coding sequence ATGGCAGAAACTCAAGACACCTATGTCAACCTGAGCGGAATCACCCGACTGCTAAGGTTTGCGCTCTGGGTGGGCATCGTTCTCGCGGTGGTCAACACTGGCTCCGACCTGTTGGAGATCCAGCTGCTGGAGAAGGTCGCCGCGGGCGGCGGCATCACCGATGAAGAGGCCGACGTCAACGACATGAGGCAGCTCCTGCTGGGGGGCGTCGCCTTTGTGGTCTTCCTGGTCACCGCCGTCGTCTTCCTGCGCTGGATCTACATCGCCAAGCGCAACGCTCGCTCCTTTCACCCGGGGGAGCTGAAGTACACGCCGGGCTGGAGCGTGGGCTGGTTCTTCATCCCCTTCGCCAATCTGTGGAAGCCCTATGACGCCCTGAAGGAGACGTTCCAGGCTTCGGATCCCGAGTACACCGACAATTGGAGGGCAGCGGACCCACCCAGCTTGCTGCCCTTCTGGTGGGCGCTCTGGCTGTTGAGCGGTCTCGTGGGCCAGATTCTCTTTCGTTGGTCGATGAAAGCGGACTCCCTCGATGAGCTCATCTACACCGACTGGGTCCAGATCGTCTCCAACGGCCTCGACGTCATTCTGATCCTCGTGGTGCTATCCCTGATCGGCAAGCTGAGCGGATATCAAGGCCGGACGTTTCGCAAGCTCGAGGCCCAGGCCAGAGCCCGGGAGAGTGCCCAGGAGAATGCTCTGACTGCGGAAGGCGGCCTCTCGGGAGCCGGCGAGGCCTCGATCACACCGGTTTAG
- a CDS encoding nuclear transport factor 2 family protein gives MKRLVPALLALALSAAAPALTADEATIAAIQEAVDTAYVQGIHIDQDPEKIRAGFHESFIMFIRTDDGIRQVTRDGWIERIEASKAKQAEESSSDEPTEKPKTTAKITVLDHTPTAAVTKVDLYRDGEQIFTDYISLYHFEDGWKLVGKTFYRH, from the coding sequence ATGAAGCGTCTCGTCCCGGCCCTGCTGGCCCTCGCTCTCTCCGCCGCCGCCCCCGCCCTGACCGCCGATGAAGCCACCATCGCCGCCATCCAGGAGGCCGTCGACACCGCCTACGTCCAAGGCATCCACATCGACCAGGACCCGGAAAAGATCCGCGCCGGTTTCCACGAGTCCTTCATCATGTTCATCCGCACCGACGACGGCATCCGCCAGGTCACCCGCGACGGCTGGATCGAGCGCATCGAAGCCTCCAAGGCGAAGCAGGCTGAGGAATCCTCCTCGGACGAACCCACCGAAAAGCCCAAAACCACCGCCAAGATCACCGTCCTAGACCACACCCCCACCGCCGCCGTCACCAAAGTCGACCTCTACCGCGACGGCGAACAAATCTTCACCGACTACATCTCGCTCTACCACTTCGAGGATGGCTGGAAGCTGGTGGGGAAGACCTTCTACCGGCACTGA